A genomic region of Silurus meridionalis isolate SWU-2019-XX chromosome 7, ASM1480568v1, whole genome shotgun sequence contains the following coding sequences:
- the fam53b gene encoding protein FAM53B isoform X1: MCVAMVIIHTKTLEKKGVDDVTSREPTSDSHETSTMSQGTALFSCGIMDFVSVSQRPMGSSLESLWDSGASSTSSISGLLRDLSLSETPSPSKRQCRSRSCSDELSWRSPWRPQASRLWTAVEKRRCHSGGAILPSSSYSSSSIFSSMQRSSSFSFPTRSNLSETPFPQSFTAMAFDPPNSLCSSHERICQAEIDAAPEASSTDSTSEEGGLARSQSQPCVLNDQKIGMKRRRQDEPHKQRPSLDLAKMTQRQNFQSLSCPRFNFDNGCQSSLTPPSFGSPSNQSEKAYPLSLKEDDSSVVDESDTDWTNGKEREPPWAEQCGFKRDVLGGELDIEQIERN; encoded by the exons ATGTGTGTGGCCATGGTGATCATTCACACTAAAACACTGGAAAAGAAGGGAGTCGACGATGTAACCTCCAGAGAGCCGACCTCCGACTCG CACGAGACGTCGACCATGAGCCAGGGAACGGCCCTGTTCTCTTGCGGAATCATGG ACTTTGTTAGTGTCAGCCAGCGTCCCATGGGTTCGAGTCTGGAGAGTCTGTGGGACTCTGGTGCAAGCAGCACCAGTTCCATCAGTGGCCTTCTGCGGGACCTGAGCTTGAGCGAAACCCCTTCACCCAGCAAACGCCAGTGCCGATCTCGATCCTGCTCAGACGAGCTGAGCTGGCGTTCCCCATGGCGCCCGCAGGCCTCGCGCCTTTGGACGGCCGTCGAAAAACGTCGCTGCCACAGCGGGGGAGCCATTCTGCCCTCGTCTTCATATTCGTCTTCTTCCATCTTCTCCAGCATGCAGAGAAGCTCCAGTTTCAGCTTTCCGACCCGCTCCAACCTTTCCGAGACTCCGTTTCCTCAATCGTTCACCGCCATGGCGTTTGACCCGCCCAACTCCCTTTGCTCTTCTCACGAGAGGATTTGCCAGGCCGAGATCGACGCCGCGCCGGAAGCAAGTTCTACAGACTCCACCTCCGAGGAAGGAGGACTCGCACGGAGCCAGTCGCAACCCTGCGTACTGAACGACCAGAAAATTGGGATGAAGCGCCGCAGACAGGACGAACCTCACAAACAGAGGCCTTCGCTGGATTTGGCCAAGATGACGCAG AGACAGAATTTCCAGAGCCTCAGTTGCCCTCGCTTCAACTTTGACAACGGGTGTCAATCAAGCCTGACTCCGCCCTCTTTTGGCAGCCCCTCTAATCAGAGCGAGAAGGCGTATCCCCTCAGCCTTAAAGAAGACGACTCGTCTGTGGTGGACGAATCGGACACCGATTGGACCAACGGGAAGGAGCGAGAGCCTCCGTGGGCGGAGCAATGCGGGTTTAAAAGGGACGTGTTGGGCGGAGAACTCGATATCGAGCAGATTGAGAGAAATTGa
- the fam53b gene encoding protein FAM53B isoform X2: MGSSLESLWDSGASSTSSISGLLRDLSLSETPSPSKRQCRSRSCSDELSWRSPWRPQASRLWTAVEKRRCHSGGAILPSSSYSSSSIFSSMQRSSSFSFPTRSNLSETPFPQSFTAMAFDPPNSLCSSHERICQAEIDAAPEASSTDSTSEEGGLARSQSQPCVLNDQKIGMKRRRQDEPHKQRPSLDLAKMTQRQNFQSLSCPRFNFDNGCQSSLTPPSFGSPSNQSEKAYPLSLKEDDSSVVDESDTDWTNGKEREPPWAEQCGFKRDVLGGELDIEQIERN; this comes from the exons ATGGGTTCGAGTCTGGAGAGTCTGTGGGACTCTGGTGCAAGCAGCACCAGTTCCATCAGTGGCCTTCTGCGGGACCTGAGCTTGAGCGAAACCCCTTCACCCAGCAAACGCCAGTGCCGATCTCGATCCTGCTCAGACGAGCTGAGCTGGCGTTCCCCATGGCGCCCGCAGGCCTCGCGCCTTTGGACGGCCGTCGAAAAACGTCGCTGCCACAGCGGGGGAGCCATTCTGCCCTCGTCTTCATATTCGTCTTCTTCCATCTTCTCCAGCATGCAGAGAAGCTCCAGTTTCAGCTTTCCGACCCGCTCCAACCTTTCCGAGACTCCGTTTCCTCAATCGTTCACCGCCATGGCGTTTGACCCGCCCAACTCCCTTTGCTCTTCTCACGAGAGGATTTGCCAGGCCGAGATCGACGCCGCGCCGGAAGCAAGTTCTACAGACTCCACCTCCGAGGAAGGAGGACTCGCACGGAGCCAGTCGCAACCCTGCGTACTGAACGACCAGAAAATTGGGATGAAGCGCCGCAGACAGGACGAACCTCACAAACAGAGGCCTTCGCTGGATTTGGCCAAGATGACGCAG AGACAGAATTTCCAGAGCCTCAGTTGCCCTCGCTTCAACTTTGACAACGGGTGTCAATCAAGCCTGACTCCGCCCTCTTTTGGCAGCCCCTCTAATCAGAGCGAGAAGGCGTATCCCCTCAGCCTTAAAGAAGACGACTCGTCTGTGGTGGACGAATCGGACACCGATTGGACCAACGGGAAGGAGCGAGAGCCTCCGTGGGCGGAGCAATGCGGGTTTAAAAGGGACGTGTTGGGCGGAGAACTCGATATCGAGCAGATTGAGAGAAATTGa